From the Mangifera indica cultivar Alphonso chromosome 10, CATAS_Mindica_2.1, whole genome shotgun sequence genome, one window contains:
- the LOC123226658 gene encoding pentatricopeptide repeat-containing protein At4g35130, chloroplastic — protein MASATLLVHSRFFDSKSTPQDVSRKHLKTPKTDLINSRTSKLTSLRKNKLRSSKTGEIEPRVLALTRALIGFIKSGSIDNALSLFDEMDYRDSYIWNVLIRGFTNNGLFEKAIEFYRRMDFEGFRADNFTYPFVVKSCGGLLSLIEGEKVHAKLIKCGLDLDVYVCNSLIAMYMKLGFVDCAEKVFDEMPMKDLVSWNSMISGYHSVGDGLSALSCFKEMQNYGMEHDRFSVISGVGASSVEYCLKSGKEIHCHVIKSGLETDIMVQTSLIDMYGKCGVVDYAERVFNRIILRNIAASNAMIGAYVLNARFLQLFTCLKNMQEVDTLNLDAITMINLLPSCLQLGALLEGKSIHGHAIRKGFLPHLVLETALVDMYGQCGELKTAEFIFESMTEKSLATWNAMIAAYVQSGQNMEALKLFQELWSEPLTPDAITFASILPAYAEIATLNEGRQIHALVIKFGLTSNTYISNSMVYMYAKCGEVQTARILFDGILCKDVISWNVIIMAYAIHGMGKISIQLFHEMQEKDIKPDASTFVSLLASCSISGMVDEGWNYFDSMKRDYGIDPGIEHYGCVIDLLGRTRNIEQAKRFIEEMPLVPTARIWGSLLTASKVNNDIVSAEFAARHIASLEHDNTGCYVLLANMYAEARRWQDVLRIRSIMENEGLEKTISCSVVEENGITHRFINHDRSHDEIYKIYDVLDILSKQIGEDIYADSLTKFSPPKLIKKRAKSPANHSVRLAICLALISTTIGHPVLIRNNTRICEACHNAAKKMSKITRRELIMRDPKLFHHFKDGYCSCGDYW, from the coding sequence ATGGCGTCAGCAACCCTTCTTGTTCATAGTCGCTTCTTTGACTCCAAAAGTACTCCCCAAGACGTTTCGCGAAAGCACCTCAAAACGCCCAAAACTGATTTAATCAATTCAAGGACATCAAAATTGACCTCTCTTCGTAAAAATAAACTGAGATCTTCGAAAACTGGGGAAATTGAACCACGAGTTCTTGCTCTGACTCGGGCTCTTATTGGGTTTATTAAATCTGGGTCGATCGACAATGCACTCAGTCTGTTTGATGAAATGGATTATCGGGATTCTTATATATGGAATGTTTTGATAAGAGGGTTTACGAATAATGGGTTGTTTGAAAAAGCTATAGAGTTTTATCGTAGAATGGATTTTGAAGGGTTTAGAGCTGATAATTTTACATATCCGTTTGTGGTTAAATCATGCGGCGGGTTGTTGTCTTTGATTGAAGGAGAAAAGGTTCATGCGAAGTTGATCAAGTGTGGACTGGACttggatgtctatgtgtgtaaTTCTCTTATTGCTATGTATATGAAGCTTGGGTTTGTAGATTGCGCAGAAaaggtgtttgatgaaatgcctATGAAAGATTTGGTTTCTTGGAATTCTATGATTAGTGGGTATCATAGTGTTGGTGATGGTTTAAGTGCTTTGAGTTGTTTtaaagaaatgcaaaattatgGAATGGAACATGATAGGTTTAGTGTGATTAGTGGTGTTGGTGCGAGCTCTGTTGAGTATTGTTTAAAAAGTGGCAAGGAAATTCATTGTCATGTGATTAAAAGTGGGCTTGAAACAGACATTATGGTTCAGACATCACTTATTGACATGTATGGCAAATGTGGTGTGGTGGATTATGCCGAGAGGGTGTTTAATAGGATTATTTTGAGGAATATTGCTGCTTCGAATGCTATGATTGGTGCATATGTGCTAAATGCTCGTTTTCTTCAGTTATTTACTTGCTTGAAGAATATGCAAGAGGTCGATACGTTGAATCTGGACGCTATTACAATGATTAACTTGCTTCCATCTTGTTTGCAATTGGGAGCTCTCTTGGAAGGTAAATCTATTCATGGACATGCCATTAGGAAAGGGTTTCTCCCTCATTTAGTTTTGGAAACTGCTTTAGTTGATATGTATGGACAGTGTGGGGAGCTGAAAACAGcagaatttatatttgaaagcaTGACAGAAAAGAGCTTGGCGACATGGAATGCCATGATTGCTGCTTACGTACAGAGTGGGCAGAACATGGAAGCCTTGAAACTGTTTCAGGAACTATGGAGTGAACCTCTTACCCCAGATGCAATTACATTTGCAAGCATCCTACCTGCCTATGCTGAAATCGCCACATTGAATGAGGGTAGGCAAATCCATGCTCTTGTTATAAAATTTGGACTTACTTCAAATACATATATCTCAAATTCAATGGTTTACATGTATGCGAAATGCGGGGAAGTCCAAACTGCCAGAATACTCTTTGATGGCATATTGTGTAAGGATGTGATCTCATGGAATGTGATCATTATGGCCTATGCCATTCATGGGATGGGGAAAATCTCTATCCAACTGTTTCATGAGATGCAGGAAAAGGATATTAAACCTGATGCAAGTACTTTTGTTTCCCTGCTAGCATCTTGCAGCATTTCTGGTATGGTGGATGAGGGGTGGAATTACTTTGACTCAATGAAAAGAGATTATGGTATTGATCCCGGAATTGAGCACTATGGTTGTGTTATTGATCTTCTCGGTCGCACCAGGAATATTGAGCAAGCCAAGCGTTTCATTGAAGAAATGCCACTGGTCCCAACAGCCAGGATATGGGGTTCTTTATTGACTGCTAGCAAAGTAAACAATGACATAGTCTCAGCTGAATTTGCCGCTAGGCATATTGCTTCATTGGAACATGATAACACTGGTTGCTATGTCTTGCTCGCAAATATGTATGCAGAAGCTAGGAGGTGGCAAGATGTGCTGCGGATTCGAAGTATCATGGAGAATGAAGGACTTGAAAAAACAATTAGCTGTAGTGTGGTTGAGGAAAACGGTATAACTCACAGGTTTATCAATCACGACAGATCACATGATGAAATTTACAAGATTTATGATGTGTTGGATATTCTATCGAAGCAGATAGGGGAAGACATTTATGCTGATAGTCTAACTAAGTTCAGTCCACCAAAGTTGATTAAGAAAAGAGCAAAATCACCAGCGAATCACAGTGTAAGATTGGCCATTTGTTTGGCTTTGATCTCTACCACTATTGGACATCCTGTTCTTATAAGAAACAACACTAGAATATGTGAAGCTTGCCATAACGCTGCAAAAAAGATGTCAAAAATCACCAGAAGAGAGCTAATAATGCGGGATCCCAAGCTCTTTCACCATTTCAAAGATGGGTATTGCTCTTGTGGAGATTACTGGTGA